One part of the Phoenix dactylifera cultivar Barhee BC4 chromosome 4, palm_55x_up_171113_PBpolish2nd_filt_p, whole genome shotgun sequence genome encodes these proteins:
- the LOC120110622 gene encoding uncharacterized protein LOC120110622, translating into MDAEVVAVPLANDHLVLRFKTTTDRDRAMSNGPWVVAGQLLAMEPWSPDLVTGHDAVKTAVVWLCLPRLPVEYWNSATILEIEAEAGRPIAIDSLTEQRKVMGFARVRVAIDVIAPLLPDVQLHGTRRPLWQPFVYGGLPGVCFRCWRIGHAGESCTFLQPEKVALRGDLGTSPGAASRQLAFGPWPTAS; encoded by the coding sequence ATGGATGCTGAGGTGGTCGCGGTGCCTCTTGCCAATGACCACCTCGTGCTTCGGTTCAAAACGACGACAGACAGGGACCGTGCAATGTCCAACGGGCCGTGGGTGGTGGCAGGACAACTACTCGCTATGGAACCCTGGTCGCCGGACCTTGTCACAGGGCATGACGCCGTCAAGACGGCAGTGGTATGGCTCTGCCTGCCTAGGCTCCCAGTCGAGTACTGGAACAGCGCAACGATACTCGAAATCGAGGCAGAGGCAGGCCGGCCAATCGCCATCGACAGCCTCACAGAGCAGAGGAAGGTAATGGGGTTTGCGAGGGTCCGGGTGGCCATCGATGTCATCGCCCCTCTTCTACCCGATGTCCAGCTCCATGGGACGAGAAGACCCTTATGGCAACCCTTCGTGTATGGGGGCCTGCCCGGAGTTTGCTTCCGGTGCTGGCGGATCGGGCATGCAGGGGAGAGCTGCACCTTTCTGCAACCGGAGAAGGTAGCCCTCCGTGGTGACCTTGGTACGAGCCCCGGAGCTGCCTCGAGGCAGCTGGCATTCGGGCCCTGGCCCACTGCTAGCTAG